One genomic window of Hymenobacter sp. J193 includes the following:
- a CDS encoding DUF6686 family protein, whose translation MAQFFHHNAYGYCARCPRTRHLHVCFGNVAIATTPAEFAEFRSYVSRTWQYHCLHTQDPEARCIALRTPVCRLALVFSLVELTQLQEILENTALLLEVEQLLQ comes from the coding sequence ATGGCGCAGTTTTTTCACCACAACGCCTATGGCTACTGCGCCCGCTGCCCGCGTACGCGCCACCTGCACGTGTGCTTTGGAAATGTGGCTATAGCCACTACTCCGGCGGAATTTGCTGAGTTCAGGAGCTACGTATCGCGCACTTGGCAATACCACTGCCTGCACACCCAGGACCCCGAAGCGCGCTGCATTGCCCTGCGGACGCCGGTTTGCCGGCTGGCGTTGGTGTTTTCGCTGGTTGAACTCACGCAGCTCCAGGAAATTCTCGAAAACACAGCCTTGCTGCTGGAAGTAGAGCAGCTGCTGCAGTAG